The genomic segment CGGCAGATGCCGGAAATCGGGGCGGTGGTACAGCAGGGCGAAGAGGTGTTTATCGTCGTCTCGCTGGGCAGGGAGCAGGTGAGCCCCATGCCGGAGGTGCTGGGCATGCAGGAAGAGCAGGCGCTGGCGCTGCTGGATTCCCAGGGGATCCGCAATGTCTCGGTGAGCTATGTGGATTTGCCGGATCAGCAGACGGGCGCTGTGGTCGCGCAGTCCCCGGATGGGGAGGCCCCGGTTGCCGAAGGGCAGGAGGTTAGCATCACGGTCAACCGGCCGGGCGAGCAAAATAGGGCTGTGCCCATGCTGGTGGGCAGCAAGATGGATCAGGCCATCGATGCCGCGGCGGAGGCGGGATTTAGCAAAGTGCTGATTTACGCCGTCAACGACGGGCAGTCGGTGGGCGAAGTTATCTTCCAATCCCCGCAGGCGGGGGCGCAGAATGTCTCCTTCAATACGCTCTATATGACGGTGCACCAGCCCAAAAACGGCGCTGTTTTCCAGGGAACTCTGAAAAGCGATACGGCCGGGCTGGACCGGGCAGGGCTGGTAACCGCGACGCTCTCCTTCTCGCTGAACGGGCGGGATTATGAGTTTGTCGTCTTTGAAGAGACGTTTGCAGAAGAGCAGCTCTTTGCGCAAAAATATTCCGGCGGCGTGGAGTATTCGCTGGTTCTGGCCAGCCAGTTCCGCGGACAAAACTGCCATTTGAATGTTTACTTAAACGGTGTTGTAGTATATACTAGTGATAGCTAGGGAGGGTACTTCGATTAAAGGGCGAATTTTAAAAGGAATCGGGGGATTCTACTATATCAAGGCAGAGGATGGGGTGGTCTATGAATGCCGCGCCAAAGGAAAATTCCGCAATACCGGAGAAAAGCCGCTGCCAGGAGATTTTGTGCTGTTTACGCCGGCAAGCCAGGATGGGAGCGGCAGTGTGGATGAGATTTTGCCGCGCAGGAATGCGCTGGTGCGCCCGGCTGTGGCAAACCTCGATCAGCTGCTCATCGTCGTTTCTGCGGCCAAGCCTGCCCTGGATGAAGTTTTGGTGGATAAGCTGCTGCTTTATGCGCAGTTTCATGAACTGCCAGTCATTCTTGGGATCAACAAGATCGATCAGGATAAGAAGGGGCGCGCACAGCAGATCCGTGAGCGCTATGAGAAGAGCGGGGCACAGCTTTTGGCGTTTTCCGTTGCCACGGGAGAGGGGCTGGAGCCGTTAAAGGAGCAGCTGCGCGGCAAATGCACCTGCCTTGCCGGGCAATCGGCGGTAGGCAAATCCTCGCTGGTCAACGCGCTGGCGCCGCATCTGGCGCTGGAGACGGGCGGCATGAGCAGAAAGACCGCCCGGGGGCGGCATACCACCAGGCACAGCGAACTGCTGGATCTCAAAGAGATCGACGCAATTTTGACGGATACGCCGGGCTTCAGCATTCTGGAAGTGCTGGAAATGGAGCCGGAGCAGCTGCGCAATTACTATCCGGAGTTTTACGGGATCAAATGCAGGTTTGATAGCTGCCTGCACTATAAAGAGCCCGAGTGCAAAGTGATGGAAGCGGTGCAGGCAGGAGAGATTTCCGCTGCCCGGTATGAAGGATATATAAGGCTTTTAGAAGAGCTGTTTGAAAGGAGAGACAAAAGATATGTCTAATCAAGAAATCAAGGTGCCAAAAACGATCATCGCTCCGTCCATCCTGGCGGCAGATTTTACCCGAATGGAAGAAGCGCTGCACAGCATAAAGGAATGGGGCGCAGAGTGGGTGCACTGCGATGTGATGGATGGCATGTTTGTCCCCAATATCACGTTTGGGCAGAAGATGATCGAGGATTTCCGCAAAAAATCCGATCTGTTTTTGGATGTGCACCTGATGGTGCAGGCGCCTGAGCGCTATATCGATGAGTTCATCGCCAACGGCGCGGATATGATCACGGTTCATGCAGAGGCCACCACGCACCTGCACCGGACGATCCTCCAGGTGAGAAACCAGGGCGTGAAGGTGGGCGTTGCGATCAACCCGGCGACGCCGATCAACGCTGTGGAGGAAGTGCTGGGCGATATCGATATGGTTCTACTGATGAGCTGCGATCCCGGCTTTGGCGGCCAGCCGTTCATTCCTTACGCGCTGGAAAAATCCAGAAGACTGCGCAAAATGATGGGGGATAACCAGCTGGATATTGAGGTGGATGGCGGCGTATCCGAGGAAAATATCGATGAGATTCTGGATTCCGGCATCAACGTTATCGTGGCGGGCAGTGCGCTGTTTAAAGCGAAAGATCCCAAGAAAACGCTGGAAGTTCTGCGCTATGGAACCGGGCGGTAAATTGAAGGAGAAATACCTATGAGAAGAGCT from the Christensenellaceae bacterium 44-20 genome contains:
- the rsgA gene encoding ribosome small subunit-dependent GTPase A, giving the protein MIAREGTSIKGRILKGIGGFYYIKAEDGVVYECRAKGKFRNTGEKPLPGDFVLFTPASQDGSGSVDEILPRRNALVRPAVANLDQLLIVVSAAKPALDEVLVDKLLLYAQFHELPVILGINKIDQDKKGRAQQIRERYEKSGAQLLAFSVATGEGLEPLKEQLRGKCTCLAGQSAVGKSSLVNALAPHLALETGGMSRKTARGRHTTRHSELLDLKEIDAILTDTPGFSILEVLEMEPEQLRNYYPEFYGIKCRFDSCLHYKEPECKVMEAVQAGEISAARYEGYIRLLEELFERRDKRYV
- the rpe gene encoding ribulose-phosphate 3-epimerase; amino-acid sequence: MSNQEIKVPKTIIAPSILAADFTRMEEALHSIKEWGAEWVHCDVMDGMFVPNITFGQKMIEDFRKKSDLFLDVHLMVQAPERYIDEFIANGADMITVHAEATTHLHRTILQVRNQGVKVGVAINPATPINAVEEVLGDIDMVLLMSCDPGFGGQPFIPYALEKSRRLRKMMGDNQLDIEVDGGVSEENIDEILDSGINVIVAGSALFKAKDPKKTLEVLRYGTGR